The Ananas comosus cultivar F153 linkage group 2, ASM154086v1, whole genome shotgun sequence genome contains a region encoding:
- the LOC109727373 gene encoding vegetative cell wall protein gp1-like — MAKGAFDCLGVFGVKPEPASFERGRPKAAVPPRAPPVPTRAPSSPHSTSGVCRGPSPPPLPPRSTRACPIPCPRSSTTTVPPPAPRGPAASADVLQPPPAVSSESRRRRAPFPACAKAEPEPNLPTSAERAAVAASPAEPRLRRLTDSSPSTVSPPGPVAAALPLRRPNGAWLAQTPPVPTGSAAAAAKPRRRWPPFLAGPCPLQPPSLESATAARPSPTLGRAELEPDPTTFADLADTAVSTAAASRPYSTASCHFRSPPPRRPLRRGPEVCWALLSPSLFLYLFLSSPPTRRQPAGPESAAAGPVRVVHVPFLSLRRPDPVPIPIPWCQFWDPW, encoded by the exons ATGGCTAAAGGCGCTTTCGATTGCCTG GGTGTTTTCGGGGTAAAGCCCGAACCGGCCTCGTTCGAACGAGGCCGGCCGAAGGCCGCCGTGCCGCCGCGCGCGCCTCCGGTCCCTACCCGCGCCCCCTCCTCTCCTCACTCCACGAGTGGAGTCTGTCGCGgaccttcgccgccgccgctgccgccccgTTCTACTCGGGCGTGCCCGATCCCGTGCCCAAGGTCCTCTACGACGACGGTGCCGCCGCCGGCCCCTCGAGGCCCTGCCGCCTCCGCCGACGTCCTCCAGCCCCCTCCCGCCGTGTCCTCCGagtcccgccgccgccgcgctccttTTCCGGCGTGTGCCAAAGCCGAGCCCGAGCCCAACCTCCCGACGTCCGCCGagcgcgccgccgtcgccgcgaGCCCCGCCGAGCCCCGTCTCCGCCGGCTGACGGACTCCAGCCCCTCCACGGTGTCCCCACCGGGTCCCGTCGCCGCTGCGCTCCCTCTCCGGCGCCCGAACGGAGCCTGGCTCGCCCAGACCCCGCCGGTGCCGACCGgctccgccgctgccgccgcgaaGCCCCGCCGCCGCTGGCCGCCCTTCCTCGCGGGCCCGTGCCCCCTACAGCCGCCTTCGCTAGAGTCCGCCACCGCCGCGCGCCCGTCGCCGACGTTGGGTCGAGCCGAACTCGAGCCGGACCCGACGACGttcgccgacctcgccgacacCGCCGTGTCCACTGCCGCCGCCAGCCGCCCTTACTCAACGGCCTCGTGCCACTTCAGATCCCCCCCCCCCAGACGTCCTCTGCGTCGGGGCCCGGAAGTGTGTTGggctctcctctctccctctctctttctctacctctttctctcttcaccACCGACGCGCCGCCAACCGGCCGGCCCCGAGTCAGCCGCCGCCGGACCCGTGCGCGTCGTCCACGtccccttcctctccctccgccGACCCGATCCCGTTCCGATCCCAATCCCATGGTGCCAGTTTTGGGATCCTTGGTGA